Genomic window (Corynebacterium simulans):
CGCACCGACATCTTGCTCTTGGATGAGCCCACCACCTATCTCGATATCAAGCATCAGCTCGAAGTCCTCGACCTGCTGGTGGACTTGAACGAAAAGCATGACACCACCATCGTGATGGTCATCCATGACCTCAACTTGGCTGCCCGGTACTCCGATGCGCTCATCGCTGTTAAAGATGGCACGGTCTACGCTCAAGGCACCCCGCAGGAAGTTTTGACACACCAGACCGTGCACGACGTGTTCGGTGTTGACTCGGTCATCGTTGATGATCCAGTCTCGGGGCTGCCGGCTGTCATGCCGATTGGGAAAAGGAGGGTGAAATAAGTGGCCTATCAACCATTCCGCGCGACCGTCGTCGACTCCACGCGGATTTCGCCAAGCTTTCAACGCGTACGCCTGTCTGGATTGAAAGAAATGGGCCCTGCAGGTGCGATCCACGATCTGCGCATCAAGCTGATCATCCCCGGCCCTGCCGGCCTGCCTGAACTGCCTGCCGCAGAAGATTGGTTCAGTTCCTGGCAAAAGCTCGACCCGGCTACCCGCGGAGCGATGCGCACATATTCTGTACGCGATTTAGACCGCGAAAACGGCATCCTCACCGTCGACTTCGTCCTGCATACTGCCCCTGGGCAAACCGGGCCAGCATCTTCTTGGGCACACGCGGCCAAACCCGGCGATAGCATTTACGTGATTGCTCCCCACGCCACCGACGCCCCAGGCCCTGGCATCGAATTCCAGCCCGGCGAGTCCCGCGAAATCCACATTCTGGGCGATGAAACCGCACTGCCTGCAATCGCCCGCATCCTCGACGAATGGCCGGCGGGGCTGACCGGCACTGTGCACATTGCGGTGCCCTACTTCCAGGATGCCCAAGCACTCGCTGCTCCAGCCGGTGTCAAGGTGGAATTCCTCCCGCACGACGAAGCCTCACTTATCGGCGCCCTCGCCCACCTCGCAGGTCTTCCCTCTCCCGCCCCTGCCGATAAAGACTTACAACCGAACTCCTTAAGCAGCGTCGTGGAGCGCGAAATCCTCTGGGAAACCCCCGCCTATTCCTCTTCCGGTGAAGAACTAGGCGAGCGCGCTGCAAGCGATGCGTATTGGTGGATTGCGGGAGAAAGCGGCGTCGTCAAGCGTATGCGTCGATTGCTGGTTAAAGAGGCCGGCGTGCCCCGTTCGGCTGTGTCTTTCATGGGATATTGGAAGCGTGGGGTCTCTGAGGGGTAGTCGTCAACGCCGCGAATACTAAGTAGGTATTCTGGTAGGTCGAAACATTTTCACGTTTTAATTAGGAGAATCATGGCAAAGATTATCTGGACCCGCACGGACGAAGCTCCGCTGCTTGCAACCTACTCTTTCAAGCCGGTTGTTGAGGCCTTCGCCTCCACCGCAGACATCGAGGTAGAAACCCGCGATATCTCCCTGGCCGGCCGCATCCTGGCGCAGTTCCCGGAGCGCCTCGGCGACAAGAAGGTCGAAGACGCCCTCGCTGAGCTGGGCAAGCTGGCTAAGACTCCGGAAGCTAACATCATCAAGCTGCCGAACATCTCCGCTTCCCTCGTCCAGCTAAAGAAGGCAATCGCTGAGCTGCAGGCTGCAGGTTACGACGTCCCGGATTACGAGGACGCGCAGGAGGCCTACGCTGTGGTTACCGGTTCCGCTGTGAACCCGGTGCTGCGTGAGGGCAACTCTGACCGCCGCGCTCCCATCGCAGTGAAGAACTTCGCGAAGAAGTACCCACACAAGATGGGCGCTTGGTCTGCTGATTCCAAGACCAACGTGGCCACCATGTCTGATAACGACTTCCGCCACAATGAGAAGTCCGTCATCCTGGAGCAGGATGACACCCTTTCCATCAAGCTCGTTGCTGAGGACGGCGCTGAGACCGTGCTGTTGGAGAAGCTACCGGTTCTAAAGGGCGAGGTTGTTGACGGCACCTTCATTTCCGCAAAGGCTCTGGATGAGTTCCTGAAGGCTCAGGTTGCACGCGCTAAGGAAGAGGGCGTTCTCTTCTCTGCTCACTTGAAGGCCACCATGATGAAGGTCTCTGACCCGATCATCTTCGGCCACGTTGTGCGCGCTTACTTCGCTGATGTCTTTGCACAGTACGGCGAGCAGCTTGAGGCCGCTGGTCTCAATGGCGAGAACGGCCTCGGCGCTATCTACGAGGGCCTGAACTCCCTCGAGAATGGCGAAGAGATCAAGGCCGCATTCGACGCTGCTCTCGAAAACGGTCCGGACCTGGCTATGGTCAACTCCGCTAAGGGCATCAGCAACCTGCACGTCCCATCTGACGTCATCATCGACGCTTCCATGCCGGCCATGATCCGCACCTCCGGCCACATGTGGAACAAGAATGATGAAGAGCAGGACACCTTGGCTGTCATCCCTGATTCTTCTTACGCTGGCGTCTACCAGGCAGTTATCGATGATTGCAAGGCGAATGGCGCTTTCGATCCTTCCACCATGGGTACCGTTCCGAACGTCGGCTTGATGGCTCAGAAGGCTGAGGAGTACGGCTCCCACAACAAGACCTTCAAGGTGCCGGAGAACGGCACCGTACAGGTGACTAGCTCCGCTGGCGACGTCCTCATCGAGCACGACGTCGAGGCAGGCGACATCTGGCGCGCTTGCCAGACCAAGGATGCTCCGATCCAGGATTGGGTCAAGCTGGCTGTTAACCGCGCTCGCCTTTCCGGCATGAAGACCATCTTCTGGCTGGACTCGGAGCGCGCACACGACCGCAACATCACCTCCTTGGTTGAGAAGTACCTCCAAGACCACGACACCGAGGGCTTGGATATCTCCATCGCCTCCCCGGTCGAGGCAACCAAGATCTCCATCGAGCGCATCCGTAAGGGCGAGGACACCATCTCCGTCACCGGCAACGTGCTGCGTGACTACAACACCGACCTGTTCCCAATTCTCGAGCTCGGTACCTCCGCAAAGATGCTGTCTGTGGTTCCGCTGATGGCTGGCGGCGGCCTCTTCGAGACCGGTGCAGGCGGATCTGCGCCGAAGCACGTTCAGCAGGTTGAGGAAGAAAACCACCTGCGTTGGGACTCCCTGGGTGAGTTCCTCGCATTGGCAGAGTCCTTCCGCCACGAGCTCAACGCTCACGGCAACGCTAAGGCAGGGGTGCTTGCCGACGCCCTCGACAAGGCCACCGAGACCCTCCTCGACGAGGGCAACTCCCCGTCCCGCAAGGTCGGCGAGAACGACAACCGTGGTTCTCACTTCCACCTGACCCTGAACTGGGCCAAGGAGCTGGCTGCTCAGACCGAAGACGCTGAGCTGGCTGAGACCTTCAAGCCGGTTGCTGAGGCACTCGAGTCTAAGAAGGACGAGATCCAGCAGGGTCTGCTCGATGTTCAGGGCTCCCCAGCTGATCTGGGCGGCTACTACGCACCGGACGAGGAAAAGATTTCCTCCGTCATGCGCCCGGTTGCTGCCTTCAACGAGATCATTGACGGCCTGAAGAAGTAAACCGTAACAAAAAGGCTCCCCTCTCTTACGGAGGGGAGCCTTTTTGTTGCTCGAGTACAGCACTGCGTTGAGCTCAGCGCTTAGGCTTGCTTGGTGCGTTTGAGCATCACTAACGCCATTGCGCGGTGTCTGGGTCGATTCCCGCGGCGTGTGCGGCGGCGTTAATCGCGTCTTGGAGCCACTGCGCAAGACCTGGCGCCTGGGAATCGTAGTGAGCGCGGAAACGCTCGTCGGCGGTGTAGCCGCGCGCGATAAGCACATGTTTGGACTTCGATACCGGAAAGTGCTCACCTAACAATTCGCGGTGTCGCTCTACCAGCTGTAAAGCTTCCGGCGCTGCGGGGTCCATTCCGGCCGTACAAGCAGCGGCTAGCTCACGCTCGAGTTTTTCATGGCGTTGCTTAAGCTCTTCCCAGTCTGCCACGTTGCGGCGGGCTGCATTGCGCTGGGAGATAGCCCAGTCTTCCGTATCGCCATAGGTTTCTTCGGCTTCGGCGTGGTGTTCGGCGAAACTATCGCCAAGCACTGCCGCAATCTGCGAAACCGAGAGATTGTTGTTATTCATGGTTTCCTCCAAAAGGGCATCGAGTGCGCGCACTTGTTCATCAAGGCGGCGTTGTTTTTCCATGAGCATCGCCTGTTGGCGGCGTAGGTGTTCCACCGGACTATCTCCCGCTTCCAGGGCCGCAGCTATATCTTTAAGCGGCATCCCCGTAGCGCGGTAGACCACAACTCTTTGCGCCCGTGCGATGTCTTGCTCCGAATAAAGCCGGTAGTTAGACCACGTACGAGCGTTCGGTATAACAAGTCCGCGTTCTTCCCAGTAGTGCAGAGTACGTACGCTGACTCCCAGAAATTCTGCGGCTTCGCCTACTTCCATGTGTATGCTCATACCAAAATTTCACTCCCTTACGTCGCGTGAGAGTCAAATCACTCCGCTTCAGCCCCTTATTGGGTACATTGCTCACTTATGAGTAATCCACTACTTTCTCCGTCTACTCTGCCCTACCAATTGCCACCTTTTGCCGAGATTAAAGAAAAACACTTCCTCCCGGCTTTTCACAAGGCTCTTCAGCTTCATGATGCCGAAATCGCCGCCATCGTAGATAATCCCGCCGACCCGACGTGGGAAAACACCGTCGAAGCACTAGAGAGCTCCGGACAAGACCTGGAACGCGTCATTGCTGTCTTTGCGAATCTCTCCGGAACCGATATCACCGACGGTATGGAGGCCATCGGTTCGCAGCTATGGCCAGAGCTTTCCGCCCATCAAGATGCGATCTATCAAAATGCGGTTCTCTACGCCCGTTTGAAGGAAGTGGGCGTAGACACGCCCAAGGACGAGGAATCCCAACGTCTATATGCTCATTTGCTGCGTACGTTCGCTCGCAAAGGCGCGGACTTAGATTCCGCAAGCAAGGCCCGGCTTTCGGAAATCAATCAGCGTCTTTCGACTCTGTCTGAGGAATTCGGCCGAACGCTGATGGAATCAACCCGAAAACTCGCGGTGGAGCTCACGGAACAGGAGTTGGAGGGCCTGCCGGAGGAGAGGAAGGCCTCCGCGAGCGCGGATGCAAAAGCTCTGGGTCGTGAAGGCTTCGTGATTCCTCTAGAGCTGCCAACTGTGCAATCGGAGCAGGCCCGTCTCGTGCAGCCGGAGGCTCGTGCGAAGCTTTATGAGGCGTCTGCTCGCCGCGGCGAAGGAAACGCAGAAGGTCTCATCGAGGCCGTACAGCTACGTGCCGAGCGCGCGGAACTTTTAGGATTTACCTCGCATGCCGACTATGTCATCTCTGAAGAAACTGCCGGAAGCGCCCAGGCGGCTCGCGATATGCTCTTCCAACTAGCACCTGCGGCTGAGGCCAACGCAGAAGGTGAACAGAAGTTGCTCGCCGAGGCAGCGAGCCTGCGCGATGAGGACTTTAGCGCAGCGGATTGGCCATATTGGGAGTCGCAGGTGCGTGCCCGTGATTTCGCGCTGGACGAGGAAGAACTACGCAATTACTTCCCACTCGAACAGGTCTTGGAGGAAGGTGTATTCGCTGCTGCAAATCGTCTTTATGGCATCGTGGTTGTCCCACGCGATGACTTGGAGGGATATGCCGAGGGCGTGCGCGTGTGGGAGGTTTTCGACGAGGGCCAGGATCCCGCAACGGACAAGGACAATGGCATCGGCCTGTTTGTCACTGATTACTTCGGCCGCCCCACCAAACGCGGCGGGGCATGGATGAGCGAGTTTGTGGGTCAGGCAGGTCTGCTGGAGCGCAAACCGGTGATCGTGAACGTCATGGGAATTACCAAGCCAGCCGATGGTTCACAGCCGCTGCTGAGCTTGGACGAGCTGCGCACCGTCTTCCACGAGTTTGGCCATGCGCTGCATGGTTTACTCTCGGATGTCCGATACCCCACTTTCGCAGGTACAAACGTCCCCCGAGACTGGGTCGAGTTTCCCTCGCAGATTAATGAGAACTGGGCATTGGAGCCGGCACTGGTGAAGCGTTACGCCCGCCACGTGGATACCGGCGAGGTCATCCCCGATGCACTCTTGCAGGCAGTTTCGGAAGCCAGCGAGTTCGGCCAGGGCTTTGCCACGGTGGAATACCTAGCGGCCTCGATTGTGGACTTGGCGTGGCACTCGCTTTCATTCGACGAAACCGCAGACCTCAAGGCGGCGGAGGTTGCGCAGTTCGAGAAGCAAGCCCTAGCCAAGGCCGGGCTGAACAACCCGCTTATCGCGCCGCGCTACCGTTCCCAGTACTTCAACCACATCTTCGCCGGCGGATACTCTGCAGGCTATTACTCCTACCTCTGGGCCGAGGTCCTCGACGCCGATGGATTTTCTTGGTTCAAGGAAGAAGGCGCCGGTGACTCGGACGAGCAAGCTCGTGCAGCTGGCGAGAAATTCCGCAAGCTCATCTTGTCCAAGGGCGCATCGCGCGATTTCACCGAAACCTACCGCGAACTGCGTGGCCGAGACAAGGACGTCGAGCCGCTGCTCAAGCGCCGCGGCCTCGCTGGTGCTTAAGGCATGCGTGTAGGCGCAATCGCCCAAGCGATTGCGCTAGTTCTGGCAACTACAGCTGGGTTACTGCTAGGTAACGAAGGTAGGCGGAGCTTCGTACGGTGGCTGCCATGCCACCCGCCCGCCGATGCGGAGCATGCGCCCGCGTTCGGGAGGCGCATTCGGGTCATCGCCGTTTACACCGTTGTGGTAGGAACACAGCGGAACCATATTTGAAACGTTGGTTTCGCCACCGTGGACCCAAGGCTCGATGTGGTGTATCTGGCAACGCTCAGCCGGAACTTTGCAATCCGGCCAGGCGCAGGTGGGGTTTTCTGCTGACAACATCTTTCGCTGCTTCGGCGAAGCAAAGCGCGACATGCGGTATAGATCCACCGGCCCTTCCTCGCGGCTAATCAGGGTAACGAATCCCTCGCCGGAAAAAGTACGCTCAAGATACTCCGCACCAGTCATTGTGGCACCGGAGGTAGTGCGCAAAATAACATCGCCATCATCGCGACCATTACCGCGCTGCAGCTCGCAATAATCCTCGAGATGGACTACCACCATCGTGGTAGCCTGCGTGCGCACTCCGCCCTCGGACTGCGATTCCAAGAAGCTCGCGCCGGGGCGAGACTGGTCGATGCCTTTGAATACATCCGTAATTCCCATCGAAGAACCAGTGACAGTCAGCGTGGCCAGACCATTGGGGTGCTGGCGCAAAGTAGCACGTTCAGATGCTACCCGCGGCGGCTGCATCTCCTTCAAGCGTTTGCGCGCGAGCCTTTCTACCTCTGGCGACGCCGCCGCGCAGAGTTCGACGCGCAAATTCCACGCCGCGACTTTCTTCTTAACTCGCGAAACAAAATGTTCGATGCGCCGCAGGGTGCTCAGGCTATGCTGCTGGTTTCGCGCGTGTGCAACGGCGGTGCGTTGCTTCTTGCTAAACGACGTCGGCCCAAAATAGGTGCTGTGTAGCGCCAGAAGCTCGGCGGCATCAGCAGACGTGGCACCTAAAGAAATCAGCTGTGCGGCAGACATGCCTTCGCACTCAGCGACGAGGTCAACGCCTCGGCTGAGTGCTGCAAGGTATGTCTTAAGGCTCATAGCCATCAAGCTACCCAGGCCTTCTACCAGCCACAACGCCTTGGCGCCCAGGATGGTCAAATTCGCAGCTATCTGACGGTTTATAGCTACACGCTTAAGCCTGCCAACCATCGCGCGTGGATGCGGTCATCGCCATTTTCTTCTGGATGGAAGCTCAAAGCGATGACGTTGTCTTCCCGTACTCCCACGACAACTGGAGTTCCGTCACTCTCAGGAACGGTGGCAATTACTTCCACCCCTGTGCCATGCGAGGTAACGATAGGCGCGCGGATGAAAGACGCCTCCACAGCCAGCTCCTCCTCATCCAAGCGCACGGGCACAGTGCGCTCTTCAGAGAAGCGCTGGTTCCCGAATCCATTGCGGCGCACGACGACGTCAAGTACACCGAGACTCTGTTGTCCAGGCGCCGGATTCTCCAGTTCACGGGCAGAGTAAATCAGTCCGGCGCAGGTGGCAAGGACGGGCAGGCCGGCACGGATGGCATCGCGAAGCGGCTGCGCGAGCTCGAAGGCGCGAGCAAGGCGGTCGATGGTGGAAGACTCGCCGCCTGGAAGCACGATGCCATCAAGGCCATCCAATTCCCGGGGCAAGCGCACGCGGGTTACGTGTGCGCCGAGAGATTCCAGAATTGCCACGTGCTCCTCGACGCCGCCTTGCAAGGCCAGCACGCCAATCGTCAGCGCTTTGCCAGGCTTCGCCGCTTTATCCGCCTTTTCGGCCGTATCTGTCTTACCAGCCACGTTCAGCCAAACGGTGCGGAGCCGGAACGTCAGCTACGTTGATGCCTACCATCGCCTCGCCGAGACCGCGGGAAATCTTCGCCAGCTCAGCTGGCTGGTCATACAGCGTGGCCGCTTTAACGATGGCCTCCGCGCGAGCAGCCGGATTGCCAGACTTGAAGATACCGGAGCCGACGAAGACGCCCTCGGCGCCCATCTGACGGACGAGTGCGGCGTCGGCAGGCGTTGCGACACCACCGGCAACGAAGAGCACGACCGGCAGCTTACCGGTCTCTGCCACCTCTGCGACAAGGTCGTACGGAGCCTGCAGCTCCTTGGCTGCGACATAAAGCTCATCGCGATCCAGGTGCTGTAGGCGGGCAATCTCGCCACGAATGGTACGCAGGTGCTTTACTGCCTCGGAGACGTCGCCGGTACCGGCTTCGCCTTTGGAACGAATCATCGCAGCACCCTCAGTGATACGGCGCAGCGCTTCGCCCAGGTTGGTAGCACCGCAGACGAAAGGCACGTCGAAGTCCCACTTGTTGATGTGGTTGACGTAATCGGCCGGAGATAGAACCTCGGACTCGTCAATAAAGTCCACACCGAGCTCGGCCAGGATCTGCGCCTCAACGAAGTGGCCAATACGAGACTTTGCCATCACCGGGATGGAAACCGCATCAACGATTCCCTCAATAAGGTCTGGGTCCGACATACGAGCGACGCCGCCCTGCGCGCGGATATCCGCTGGCACACGCTCCAAGGCCATGACGGCTGCAGCACCAGCATCTTCGGCGATCTTTGCCTGCTCCGGGGTAACGACATCCATGATGACGCCGCCCTTGAGCATATCCGCAAGGCCGCGCTTGACGCGGGTGGTCGCAATCTTGGAAGTATTTTCCGTCTTATTTTCAGTCTTGTTCTCAGTCTTGTTTTCAGCCATGCGGATCATCGAACCGCATAAAGTGGTCCACAACAAGGTCCAATCTAAGCCAATTGAATTAGACCACTTTAAGATGAGGGTATGAATTTAGGCCTCGACCCGGACGATTCGCGGACGCTGCCCGTGCAGATTGCGGCAGCCATCCGCGAAATGGTTGCCACTGGCACACTGTTGCCAGGCGAGCAGATAGATTCAACCCGTACCTTATCGGCGCAGCTAGGCGTCTCGCGCGGAACTGTGGTAACCGCTTTCGATCAACTCATCGCCGAGGGCTACCTCGTCGCAAGCACAGGCTCCGGAACCCGTATCAATCCTCGTCTACACCCCACCAAATCCCCCACGGTCGCCCCGAAATCGCACACCCCACCACCCCTCAACCGGGTGGAGCTAACCCCCGGTCTACCCGATACAACGAGCCTTATCACCCCCGAATGGCGCGCCGCCTGGCGCGACGCCGCCGCGCTTGCCGCGGCTCCCCAACTCCCCCAAGAAATCGCCCACCACCTCCGCCACATGCGCGGCCTTGCAGTAGATCCGGATAGCATCCTCGTTACCGCCGGCGTGCGTGAGGGGCTTGCGTTGTTATTGCGGGGCGTCGCCAAGCAGCTGCGTATTGGCGTGGAATCGCCGGGTTATCCCAGTCTGCGCAAGGTACCGGAGGCTTTAGGCCATACCCTCGTGGAAGTACCTACCGATTCAGAGGGTGTGCGTGTTCCGCTAACGGATCTGGACGCGCTCATCGTCACTCCAAGCCATCAATATCCGTACGGCGATTCCCTCTCGGCTGCTCGTCGAACGGAGCTGGTGCGGTGGGCACGGGAGACGGGAGTACTCATCATTGAGGACGATTTCGACTCCGAACTGCGTTATGTGGGCCAACCTTTGCCCGCGCTGACTGCCCTCGAGCCCGAGCACACGGCGCTGTTGGGCACGTTTAGCTCGGTGATCTCCCCGACCATCGCTTGTGGATATCTCGTCGTCCCGGAGCACCTGCGCGAGCCGCTGGTGCAGCAGCGGCAGCTTTTTGGGCAGCCCGTGAGTTCTATTACCCAAGATGCGTTGGCGGGGTTTATGGCCAGCGGTGCGCTGCGCCGTCACACCGGCAAAATGCGCCGCGCTTACCGACGCCGCCGTGACCTAGTCACCGCCACCTTCCGCACGCTACCTGGCGTCGAGCTGCTGCCGATTCGCGGTGGTCTGCACGCTGTGTTGCTCTGCGAACGCCCAGCGGCAGCGGTGGTCGCACGGGCAGCGGAACAGGGAATCGGACTTACTGCACTAGCTGATTACTGGGGCGGAGAGGAAGCACCAAACGGAGTCGTATTGGGCTTTGGCCACCTCAGCGACTTGGAATTGGCGCTAGCACTCGCTGCGGTCGCAGAAGCCGCATCTCTTTAATGGGTAGTAACTCGCACTGACTGCGCACTCATGCGCATGCGCAGCCAAGCCGCCTACAAGCATGCCCGGCGACACTGAGCTGCGTCCGGGAAAGCCAAAAGGGCCACGCAAAAGCGTGACCCTTTAGTTGCTGCGCTAACGGTTTACTGCGGCTGCCTAGGACGTTACTTATCCTCAGCCTTTTTAGCGCCGGCTAGCTGCGAGAAGTTCTCGTTGAAATCCTTAAATCCCTTCGAGAAGGTGCCGAGGCTGTCCATGAAGCCGCCCATGATGTCCATCGGCAGTGGGAAGACGATGGTGGAGTTCTGGTCTGCGCCTAACTCCAGCACCGTCTGCAGGTAACGCAGCTGCAAAGCTGCCGGAGCCTTACCCAGCTCCTCCGCGGCTTCTCGCAGCTCGCGGGAAGACTGCAACTCGCCGTGTGCGGAGATGACCTTGGCGCGACGCTCACGCTCGGCTTCTGCCTCGCGGGCAAGGGCACGCTGCATCATTTCTGGGATTTCCACGTCCTTGATCTCCACGATGCGGGTGATAACGCCCCAGCGCTCGGTCTGGCCGTTGATGATATTCGCAAGATCCTCGTTGAGTTCTTCGCGGTGTGCGAGGAGATCATCGAGATCCGCGCGGCCCAGCAGGCTACGC
Coding sequences:
- a CDS encoding NADP-dependent isocitrate dehydrogenase — encoded protein: MAKIIWTRTDEAPLLATYSFKPVVEAFASTADIEVETRDISLAGRILAQFPERLGDKKVEDALAELGKLAKTPEANIIKLPNISASLVQLKKAIAELQAAGYDVPDYEDAQEAYAVVTGSAVNPVLREGNSDRRAPIAVKNFAKKYPHKMGAWSADSKTNVATMSDNDFRHNEKSVILEQDDTLSIKLVAEDGAETVLLEKLPVLKGEVVDGTFISAKALDEFLKAQVARAKEEGVLFSAHLKATMMKVSDPIIFGHVVRAYFADVFAQYGEQLEAAGLNGENGLGAIYEGLNSLENGEEIKAAFDAALENGPDLAMVNSAKGISNLHVPSDVIIDASMPAMIRTSGHMWNKNDEEQDTLAVIPDSSYAGVYQAVIDDCKANGAFDPSTMGTVPNVGLMAQKAEEYGSHNKTFKVPENGTVQVTSSAGDVLIEHDVEAGDIWRACQTKDAPIQDWVKLAVNRARLSGMKTIFWLDSERAHDRNITSLVEKYLQDHDTEGLDISIASPVEATKISIERIRKGEDTISVTGNVLRDYNTDLFPILELGTSAKMLSVVPLMAGGGLFETGAGGSAPKHVQQVEEENHLRWDSLGEFLALAESFRHELNAHGNAKAGVLADALDKATETLLDEGNSPSRKVGENDNRGSHFHLTLNWAKELAAQTEDAELAETFKPVAEALESKKDEIQQGLLDVQGSPADLGGYYAPDEEKISSVMRPVAAFNEIIDGLKK
- a CDS encoding M3 family metallopeptidase, producing MSNPLLSPSTLPYQLPPFAEIKEKHFLPAFHKALQLHDAEIAAIVDNPADPTWENTVEALESSGQDLERVIAVFANLSGTDITDGMEAIGSQLWPELSAHQDAIYQNAVLYARLKEVGVDTPKDEESQRLYAHLLRTFARKGADLDSASKARLSEINQRLSTLSEEFGRTLMESTRKLAVELTEQELEGLPEERKASASADAKALGREGFVIPLELPTVQSEQARLVQPEARAKLYEASARRGEGNAEGLIEAVQLRAERAELLGFTSHADYVISEETAGSAQAARDMLFQLAPAAEANAEGEQKLLAEAASLRDEDFSAADWPYWESQVRARDFALDEEELRNYFPLEQVLEEGVFAAANRLYGIVVVPRDDLEGYAEGVRVWEVFDEGQDPATDKDNGIGLFVTDYFGRPTKRGGAWMSEFVGQAGLLERKPVIVNVMGITKPADGSQPLLSLDELRTVFHEFGHALHGLLSDVRYPTFAGTNVPRDWVEFPSQINENWALEPALVKRYARHVDTGEVIPDALLQAVSEASEFGQGFATVEYLAASIVDLAWHSLSFDETADLKAAEVAQFEKQALAKAGLNNPLIAPRYRSQYFNHIFAGGYSAGYYSYLWAEVLDADGFSWFKEEGAGDSDEQARAAGEKFRKLILSKGASRDFTETYRELRGRDKDVEPLLKRRGLAGA
- a CDS encoding siderophore-interacting protein, yielding MAYQPFRATVVDSTRISPSFQRVRLSGLKEMGPAGAIHDLRIKLIIPGPAGLPELPAAEDWFSSWQKLDPATRGAMRTYSVRDLDRENGILTVDFVLHTAPGQTGPASSWAHAAKPGDSIYVIAPHATDAPGPGIEFQPGESREIHILGDETALPAIARILDEWPAGLTGTVHIAVPYFQDAQALAAPAGVKVEFLPHDEASLIGALAHLAGLPSPAPADKDLQPNSLSSVVEREILWETPAYSSSGEELGERAASDAYWWIAGESGVVKRMRRLLVKEAGVPRSAVSFMGYWKRGVSEG
- a CDS encoding HNH endonuclease signature motif containing protein, with product MSLKTYLAALSRGVDLVAECEGMSAAQLISLGATSADAAELLALHSTYFGPTSFSKKQRTAVAHARNQQHSLSTLRRIEHFVSRVKKKVAAWNLRVELCAAASPEVERLARKRLKEMQPPRVASERATLRQHPNGLATLTVTGSSMGITDVFKGIDQSRPGASFLESQSEGGVRTQATTMVVVHLEDYCELQRGNGRDDGDVILRTTSGATMTGAEYLERTFSGEGFVTLISREEGPVDLYRMSRFASPKQRKMLSAENPTCAWPDCKVPAERCQIHHIEPWVHGGETNVSNMVPLCSYHNGVNGDDPNAPPERGRMLRIGGRVAWQPPYEAPPTFVT
- the pdxT gene encoding pyridoxal 5'-phosphate synthase glutaminase subunit PdxT, yielding MTIGVLALQGGVEEHVAILESLGAHVTRVRLPRELDGLDGIVLPGGESSTIDRLARAFELAQPLRDAIRAGLPVLATCAGLIYSARELENPAPGQQSLGVLDVVVRRNGFGNQRFSEERTVPVRLDEEELAVEASFIRAPIVTSHGTGVEVIATVPESDGTPVVVGVREDNVIALSFHPEENGDDRIHARWLAGLSV
- a CDS encoding SPFH domain-containing protein; amino-acid sequence: MSALVFWPIVIGIIVALIIVFLMYSLKVIKQYERGVAFRFGHLRPLMEPGLHFMWPGIDKLERVDQRVVTLTIPPQEIITKDNVSVRVNAVVMFEVTDSLKAVLEVENYAVATSQIAQTTLRSLLGRADLDDLLAHREELNEDLANIINGQTERWGVITRIVEIKDVEIPEMMQRALAREAEAERERRAKVISAHGELQSSRELREAAEELGKAPAALQLRYLQTVLELGADQNSTIVFPLPMDIMGGFMDSLGTFSKGFKDFNENFSQLAGAKKAEDK
- the pdxS gene encoding pyridoxal 5'-phosphate synthase lyase subunit PdxS, which produces MAENKTENKTENKTENTSKIATTRVKRGLADMLKGGVIMDVVTPEQAKIAEDAGAAAVMALERVPADIRAQGGVARMSDPDLIEGIVDAVSIPVMAKSRIGHFVEAQILAELGVDFIDESEVLSPADYVNHINKWDFDVPFVCGATNLGEALRRITEGAAMIRSKGEAGTGDVSEAVKHLRTIRGEIARLQHLDRDELYVAAKELQAPYDLVAEVAETGKLPVVLFVAGGVATPADAALVRQMGAEGVFVGSGIFKSGNPAARAEAIVKAATLYDQPAELAKISRGLGEAMVGINVADVPAPHRLAERGW
- a CDS encoding MerR family transcriptional regulator, which codes for MSIHMEVGEAAEFLGVSVRTLHYWEERGLVIPNARTWSNYRLYSEQDIARAQRVVVYRATGMPLKDIAAALEAGDSPVEHLRRQQAMLMEKQRRLDEQVRALDALLEETMNNNNLSVSQIAAVLGDSFAEHHAEAEETYGDTEDWAISQRNAARRNVADWEELKQRHEKLERELAAACTAGMDPAAPEALQLVERHRELLGEHFPVSKSKHVLIARGYTADERFRAHYDSQAPGLAQWLQDAINAAAHAAGIDPDTAQWR
- a CDS encoding PLP-dependent aminotransferase family protein; this translates as MNLGLDPDDSRTLPVQIAAAIREMVATGTLLPGEQIDSTRTLSAQLGVSRGTVVTAFDQLIAEGYLVASTGSGTRINPRLHPTKSPTVAPKSHTPPPLNRVELTPGLPDTTSLITPEWRAAWRDAAALAAAPQLPQEIAHHLRHMRGLAVDPDSILVTAGVREGLALLLRGVAKQLRIGVESPGYPSLRKVPEALGHTLVEVPTDSEGVRVPLTDLDALIVTPSHQYPYGDSLSAARRTELVRWARETGVLIIEDDFDSELRYVGQPLPALTALEPEHTALLGTFSSVISPTIACGYLVVPEHLREPLVQQRQLFGQPVSSITQDALAGFMASGALRRHTGKMRRAYRRRRDLVTATFRTLPGVELLPIRGGLHAVLLCERPAAAVVARAAEQGIGLTALADYWGGEEAPNGVVLGFGHLSDLELALALAAVAEAASL